A region from the uncultured Macellibacteroides sp. genome encodes:
- a CDS encoding T9SS type A sorting domain-containing protein, whose protein sequence is MTKNASRIIYIILVSCLIFVNCPVTLTAQISEGGTPPSFSYPNVLKSTSTGIDIPITFSVEDLKVVDAWNVSQGAPLKVATLIPADLSMENAGEWSTLPGGEKIWQLHIQAKEAIALNLYYKEFYIPAGGKLFIYNADHTQIIGAYTSKTNPSGAAFATEYVVGDDIILEYVHGTSEDQPRIHIGEIGYGYNHLFIGNTPKATGEGSSGSCNVNINCPEGDNWQSQKNGVCQLVMKNGSSTYICSGALMNNVAEDFKPYILSAYHCMVPNDIPASVSDMNQWIFYFHYEETGCDNLSDATATRKTMTGCVKKASTPIDGGSDGLLLLINQEIPESYNVYYNGWNINDTGATSGVGIHHPAGDAMKISTFTKTAGDYTWAGSDSTVGKTKAHWNIIFAQTVSGHGITEGGSSGSPLFNQNKQIVGTLTGGSSSCTDLSGLNLYGKLAYHWDKYSTADTARMDIYLDPNNSNVTFLAGRFRAEPKSVPQNLVLNYNFETVILTWTAPSPSTGLTGYKVYRGNDLLTTTTSTTYTDNTPPEGLQYYSVSAVYSDGIESEAIGKSVTILTYSPPATVTAVQNGYNVVVSWAAPSGAVGLTGYKVYKDNALVKSTTSTSYTDLNPSEGHHYYGVAASYANGSFSEVVGKGMYVFSYKAPTNFTTEQDGHDVRLTWKAPQYEQIIQWGTTNYSFKIKESQGSDFYFGQAWSSGEISPLNKKLITAVNFISTTSPCDYSIYIAQGTRKYTQAISNPTLNQINTIPLTTPFVIDGTTKLYVAIKASNYGSTEYPAACDEGPAVNLKGNIYSKNTTTWNSLPSESNYNFIVQAVISSEEGTLTQTLSEPASSVPETSDSISVAVKQADLMLRATTYETIAYSPVVFPSVSGYNVYKNNNKLNSTLLPEITYSDLQVAQGSYQYGVSSVFGTIESPKATESITITFTGLDILPSDNVQVFPSPFTNQLYISESNGPVNRIDIIATDGRIALSVPSPGNVVNTSGLSPGYYIIRLYHNNKTTVVKAIKR, encoded by the coding sequence ATGACTAAAAATGCATCTCGAATTATATATATCATTCTAGTTTCGTGTTTGATATTCGTAAATTGTCCGGTTACCTTAACGGCTCAAATAAGCGAAGGAGGAACTCCTCCCAGTTTTTCTTATCCCAATGTCCTAAAAAGCACTTCTACAGGAATAGATATACCCATCACCTTCAGCGTTGAAGATTTAAAAGTGGTTGATGCATGGAATGTATCTCAGGGGGCTCCCCTAAAAGTGGCAACACTCATACCTGCTGATTTATCAATGGAGAATGCCGGCGAATGGTCTACCTTGCCGGGAGGAGAAAAAATATGGCAATTACATATTCAGGCAAAAGAGGCCATTGCACTAAACTTATATTATAAAGAGTTTTACATACCTGCTGGAGGCAAACTATTTATATACAATGCAGATCATACGCAGATTATTGGAGCCTATACATCCAAAACCAATCCTTCGGGAGCTGCGTTTGCAACCGAATATGTGGTAGGAGATGATATTATACTCGAATACGTTCACGGTACTTCTGAAGATCAGCCCAGAATTCACATCGGAGAAATTGGGTACGGATACAATCACCTTTTCATTGGTAACACACCCAAAGCTACCGGAGAAGGCTCATCCGGCAGCTGCAATGTTAATATTAATTGTCCGGAAGGAGACAACTGGCAATCTCAGAAAAACGGTGTCTGCCAGCTAGTCATGAAAAATGGCTCATCTACTTATATATGCTCCGGTGCATTAATGAACAATGTGGCTGAGGATTTCAAACCTTATATTCTTTCCGCTTATCACTGTATGGTTCCGAATGACATACCGGCCAGTGTTTCGGATATGAATCAATGGATCTTTTATTTCCATTATGAAGAAACAGGATGCGACAATCTTTCGGATGCCACTGCTACAAGAAAGACAATGACCGGCTGCGTAAAGAAAGCCAGTACTCCCATTGATGGCGGATCCGATGGATTACTTTTACTTATAAATCAAGAAATTCCTGAAAGTTACAATGTGTATTATAATGGATGGAACATTAATGATACAGGAGCAACCTCGGGGGTTGGCATACACCATCCTGCCGGAGATGCCATGAAAATATCCACTTTTACTAAAACTGCTGGTGATTATACATGGGCAGGTTCTGATAGTACGGTGGGAAAAACCAAGGCGCACTGGAACATTATTTTTGCTCAGACCGTAAGCGGACACGGTATTACTGAAGGAGGATCGTCTGGTTCACCTCTTTTTAACCAAAACAAACAGATAGTGGGAACACTTACCGGAGGAAGCTCTTCGTGTACTGATCTTTCCGGACTTAATCTTTATGGAAAACTTGCTTATCATTGGGACAAATACAGTACGGCGGATACTGCCCGAATGGATATATACCTGGATCCCAATAATTCAAACGTAACATTTCTTGCCGGAAGATTCCGCGCAGAACCCAAATCCGTTCCACAGAATCTGGTACTGAATTACAATTTCGAGACTGTAATACTAACATGGACTGCTCCATCGCCCTCTACAGGTCTTACCGGATATAAAGTATACCGGGGTAATGACCTGCTAACCACTACAACCAGTACAACCTATACAGACAACACCCCTCCTGAGGGATTACAATATTACAGTGTTAGTGCTGTTTATTCGGATGGAATTGAGTCGGAAGCTATTGGTAAGAGTGTTACAATACTTACTTATTCGCCGCCCGCAACTGTTACGGCAGTACAAAACGGATACAATGTTGTTGTTTCCTGGGCTGCTCCATCAGGTGCCGTTGGCCTTACCGGTTATAAAGTATATAAAGACAATGCATTGGTTAAAAGTACGACTTCTACGTCGTACACCGACTTAAATCCAAGCGAAGGCCATCATTATTACGGTGTGGCTGCCAGCTATGCCAACGGAAGTTTTTCCGAAGTTGTTGGCAAAGGAATGTATGTTTTCAGTTACAAGGCTCCAACAAATTTCACAACCGAACAAGACGGACACGATGTACGTCTTACCTGGAAAGCCCCCCAATACGAGCAAATTATTCAGTGGGGAACAACAAATTACAGCTTTAAGATAAAGGAATCTCAGGGTAGCGATTTCTACTTTGGGCAAGCATGGAGTTCAGGCGAGATATCACCATTGAATAAAAAACTAATTACAGCCGTGAATTTTATTTCAACGACGAGTCCGTGCGATTATTCAATTTATATAGCTCAGGGAACCCGCAAGTATACACAGGCTATCAGCAATCCTACTTTAAACCAAATAAATACCATTCCGCTTACAACTCCGTTTGTTATTGACGGAACAACCAAGTTATATGTTGCTATAAAAGCCAGTAACTATGGAAGTACGGAATATCCTGCCGCCTGCGACGAAGGTCCTGCTGTTAATCTGAAAGGGAATATCTATTCTAAAAACACCACGACATGGAATTCGCTACCTTCAGAAAGCAACTATAATTTTATTGTCCAAGCCGTTATAAGTTCGGAAGAAGGAACGTTAACACAAACGTTGAGCGAACCTGCCTCCTCTGTTCCTGAAACATCAGATTCTATTTCTGTTGCTGTTAAGCAGGCAGATCTGATGCTTCGCGCTACAACTTACGAAACGATAGCTTATTCGCCCGTTGTATTCCCGTCTGTATCGGGTTACAATGTGTACAAAAATAACAACAAACTTAACAGCACCTTACTACCTGAAATAACTTATTCGGATCTTCAGGTTGCCCAGGGAAGTTATCAGTATGGCGTGTCGTCGGTGTTTGGAACAATCGAAAGTCCGAAGGCTACAGAGTCTATTACCATTACGTTTACCGGCCTCGATATCTTGCCGTCGGACAATGTGCAGGTCTTTCCCTCCCCTTTCACAAACCAACTGTATATTAGCGAGAGTAACGGGCCTGTAAACAGAATCGATATAATTGCGACTGATGGCCGTATTGCATTGTCAGTACCCTCGCCGGGCAACGTTGTTAACACTTCGGGATTATCACCGGGATATTATATCATCAGACTGTATCACAACAATAAAACAACTGTTGTAAAGGCAATTAAGCGATAG
- a CDS encoding prephenate dehydrogenase/arogenate dehydrogenase family protein, which yields MKILILGAGKMGSFFTDLLSFDHEVAVLEKDPKRMRFIYNAIRMSSPEEIADFAPELVINCVSLNYTIEAFKAVLPFLQPYCIISDIASVKTGLKEFYQTCGFPYVSTHPMFGPTFANLANLSKENTIIISESDHLGKVFFRDVYSMLKLNICEYTFEEHDKVVAYSLGIPFASTLVFASVMEHQDAPGTTFKRHMKIAHGLLSEDDYLLTEILFNPRTPKQLERIQEQLSILQDIIKKKDSAAMKEYLTKVRKNIE from the coding sequence ATGAAAATACTTATTCTGGGTGCGGGAAAGATGGGATCTTTCTTCACCGACCTGCTTAGTTTTGATCATGAAGTAGCCGTTCTGGAAAAGGATCCAAAACGTATGCGTTTTATTTACAATGCGATTCGGATGAGTTCGCCGGAAGAGATTGCTGATTTTGCTCCGGAACTGGTTATCAATTGTGTATCTCTTAACTACACAATTGAAGCTTTCAAAGCGGTGCTTCCTTTCCTTCAACCCTATTGTATCATCTCGGATATAGCCTCTGTTAAGACTGGATTGAAAGAGTTTTATCAAACCTGCGGATTCCCTTACGTATCCACTCATCCAATGTTTGGTCCTACATTTGCCAATCTGGCTAACCTCAGCAAAGAGAATACAATTATCATTTCAGAGAGCGATCATCTGGGAAAGGTTTTCTTCAGAGACGTATACTCCATGTTAAAACTGAACATCTGCGAATATACATTTGAAGAGCACGATAAAGTTGTTGCATACTCGTTGGGTATTCCATTTGCCTCAACACTTGTTTTTGCGTCCGTTATGGAACATCAGGATGCCCCTGGTACAACATTCAAGCGGCATATGAAAATTGCGCACGGACTTTTATCCGAGGATGATTACCTTCTTACTGAAATTTTGTTTAATCCCCGTACGCCTAAACAACTCGAGCGGATACAGGAACAACTTTCGATTCTGCAGGATATCATCAAAAAGAAAGATTCGGCAGCAATGAAAGAGTATCTGACCAAGGTACGAAAGAACATTGAATAA
- a CDS encoding bifunctional 3-deoxy-7-phosphoheptulonate synthase/chorismate mutase type II: protein MEMKFESILLPGVDDQRPLVIAGPCSAETEEQVLETAKQLASKGVKIFRAGIWKPRTKPGGFEGVGVEGLAWLKRVKKETGMYVATEVATQQHVFEALKAGIDILWIGARTTVNPFAVQEIADALKGVDIPVFIKNPVNPDLELWIGAIERIYGAGIHRIGAIHRGFSSYDKKIYRNLPLWHIPIELRRRLPDLPIICDPSHIGGKRELIAPLCQQAMDLSFDGLIIESHCNPDCAWSDASQQVTPDVLDYVLNLLVIRDVNQTTENLSELRRQIDNIDEQLLELLAKRMRISKEIGVYKKEHNMPILQSPRYSEILEKRSNMGATLELNVDFVKEILKEIHEESVRQQMIVMNEQ from the coding sequence ATGGAAATGAAATTCGAATCAATCTTACTTCCGGGTGTTGACGATCAGCGTCCGTTGGTTATTGCCGGTCCGTGTAGTGCTGAGACCGAAGAACAAGTTCTTGAAACAGCCAAACAACTGGCTTCAAAAGGAGTTAAGATATTCCGTGCAGGCATATGGAAACCTCGTACCAAACCAGGAGGATTTGAAGGTGTTGGCGTGGAAGGCCTGGCATGGTTGAAGCGTGTAAAAAAAGAGACCGGCATGTATGTGGCTACCGAAGTGGCTACCCAGCAGCATGTGTTCGAAGCACTGAAAGCGGGTATCGACATTCTTTGGATTGGAGCACGCACAACGGTTAATCCGTTTGCCGTTCAGGAAATTGCTGATGCGCTGAAAGGTGTAGACATACCTGTTTTCATAAAGAATCCGGTGAATCCTGATTTGGAATTGTGGATTGGAGCAATTGAACGTATTTATGGCGCAGGAATCCATCGTATTGGTGCTATCCACCGTGGATTCAGTTCGTACGACAAAAAGATTTACAGAAACTTACCTTTATGGCATATTCCTATCGAACTTCGCCGTCGTTTGCCGGATCTGCCAATCATCTGTGACCCAAGCCATATTGGAGGTAAAAGGGAACTTATTGCCCCATTATGCCAGCAGGCAATGGATTTGAGCTTTGATGGCTTAATCATTGAGTCTCATTGCAACCCCGACTGTGCCTGGAGTGATGCTTCTCAGCAAGTAACACCGGATGTGCTGGATTACGTATTAAACCTGCTGGTAATCCGTGATGTTAACCAAACAACAGAGAATCTTTCGGAACTTCGCCGTCAGATCGACAATATCGACGAACAATTATTGGAACTGTTGGCCAAGCGCATGCGCATCTCCAAAGAAATTGGAGTATACAAAAAAGAGCATAACATGCCGATTCTTCAATCCCCCAGATACAGTGAAATTCTGGAAAAGCGTTCTAATATGGGTGCAACTTTGGAATTGAACGTCGACTTTGTAAAAGAGATATTAAAAGAAATACATGAAGAATCTGTTCGCCAACAGATGATAGTAATGAATGAACAATAA
- a CDS encoding aminotransferase class I/II-fold pyridoxal phosphate-dependent enzyme: MQKENKVCKITPANRVNSVSEYYFSKKLKEVAEMNAAGKNVINLGVGSPDLPPSEKAISVLCEQAQRPDTHGYQPYVGIPELRKGFAEWYQTWFHVTLDPQTEIQPLIGSKEGILHISLAFLNPGDGVLVPNPGYPTYTSVSNLVGARIIPYDLTEANGWYPDFNALEKLDLSVVKLMWINYPNMPTGADASIELYQQIVDFGKRNNIIICNDNPYSFILNKSPLSILSIPGAKDICIEMNSMSKAHNMPGWRLAMLASNAQFVNWILKVKSNIDSGQFKPMQLAAVEALKAPKEWYDTMNKTYQNRRNLAGQIMKMLGCSYDEKQVGLFLWGKIPADSESGEALANKVLYEANVFLTPGFIFGSQGDRYIRISLCCKEEMLQEALNRINKII; this comes from the coding sequence ATGCAGAAGGAAAACAAAGTGTGTAAAATTACACCTGCAAATCGGGTAAACAGCGTAAGCGAATACTACTTCTCTAAGAAATTAAAAGAAGTAGCCGAAATGAACGCTGCCGGCAAGAATGTAATCAACCTTGGTGTAGGAAGTCCTGATCTTCCTCCCTCAGAGAAGGCAATCAGTGTGTTATGCGAGCAAGCGCAAAGACCAGATACTCACGGTTATCAACCCTATGTAGGGATACCCGAGTTGCGAAAAGGATTTGCCGAATGGTACCAGACCTGGTTTCATGTTACACTGGATCCGCAAACGGAGATACAGCCACTAATCGGATCTAAGGAAGGTATTCTGCATATTTCTCTGGCATTTTTAAACCCGGGAGATGGCGTGTTGGTTCCTAACCCAGGATATCCAACTTATACTTCCGTAAGTAATTTAGTTGGAGCCCGGATTATTCCATACGATTTAACAGAAGCAAACGGCTGGTACCCTGATTTCAACGCCCTCGAAAAGCTAGATCTGAGTGTTGTAAAGCTTATGTGGATTAATTATCCCAACATGCCAACCGGAGCAGATGCCAGCATAGAGTTATACCAACAGATTGTTGATTTCGGAAAACGTAATAACATTATTATCTGCAATGATAATCCTTACAGTTTTATTCTGAATAAATCTCCGCTGAGTATTCTGAGCATTCCCGGAGCCAAAGATATTTGTATTGAAATGAACTCCATGAGTAAAGCGCACAATATGCCGGGATGGCGATTGGCGATGCTGGCCAGCAATGCCCAATTTGTAAACTGGATCCTTAAGGTAAAAAGCAATATTGACTCCGGCCAATTCAAGCCCATGCAGTTGGCTGCCGTAGAAGCATTAAAAGCTCCGAAAGAGTGGTATGATACAATGAATAAAACATACCAGAATCGCAGAAATCTGGCTGGACAAATAATGAAGATGCTTGGATGTAGTTACGACGAAAAACAAGTTGGCTTGTTTCTTTGGGGTAAAATCCCTGCAGATTCGGAAAGTGGAGAAGCCTTGGCCAATAAGGTCCTTTATGAAGCGAATGTTTTCCTCACACCGGGATTTATATTTGGAAGTCAGGGCGACCGTTACATACGAATTTCTCTTTGTTGCAAAGAAGAGATGTTACAAGAAGCATTAAACAGAATTAATAAGATAATATAA
- a CDS encoding prephenate dehydratase — MKKVAIQGIAGSYHDIAARNYFEGEEIEIVGCNTFRDVISVIKNDPDTIGLMAIENTIAGSLLQNHELIRESGLSIVGEYKLRISHSLVALPGSKIEDIVEINSHPIALMQCADFLDTLPNAKVVEKGDTAMSARWISENKLKGHAAICGKQAAKIYNMEILAEGIETNKRNFTRFLVIADRWNVDDLLRGVQKNKSSVVFALPHTSGSLSKVLSVLSFYDMNLSKIQSLPIIGREWEYLFYIDLTFTDYTRYKQALDAIIPLTKDFRILGEYAEGKQSV; from the coding sequence ATGAAAAAAGTAGCAATACAAGGAATCGCTGGTTCATATCACGATATAGCCGCAAGGAATTACTTTGAAGGCGAAGAGATCGAGATCGTTGGATGCAATACATTCAGAGACGTGATTAGTGTTATAAAGAATGATCCGGATACAATCGGTCTTATGGCCATTGAAAATACAATTGCCGGAAGTCTTTTACAAAATCACGAATTGATTCGTGAGAGCGGACTGAGTATTGTTGGTGAATACAAGCTTCGCATTTCGCATTCTTTGGTTGCATTGCCGGGAAGTAAAATAGAAGATATAGTGGAAATAAATTCTCATCCTATTGCACTTATGCAGTGTGCTGATTTTCTGGACACATTACCAAATGCAAAGGTGGTGGAAAAGGGTGATACTGCTATGAGCGCCCGCTGGATATCAGAAAACAAGCTCAAAGGACATGCGGCAATTTGCGGAAAGCAAGCGGCGAAGATATACAATATGGAAATCCTTGCTGAAGGAATTGAGACGAATAAACGAAACTTCACCCGCTTTCTTGTTATTGCCGACCGTTGGAATGTGGATGACTTGTTAAGGGGTGTTCAAAAAAACAAATCATCAGTGGTTTTCGCTCTTCCTCACACCTCCGGCAGTCTCTCCAAAGTTCTTTCCGTCCTCTCCTTCTACGACATGAATCTTTCAAAAATACAATCCTTGCCAATTATAGGCCGCGAATGGGAATATCTGTTTTACATTGATTTGACATTTACTGATTATACGAGATACAAACAGGCACTGGATGCCATCATTCCATTGACAAAAGACTTTAGAATATTAGGAGAATATGCAGAAGGAAAACAAAGTGTGTAA
- a CDS encoding LysR substrate-binding domain-containing protein, translated as MNIQQLEYILAVDTFRHFAKAAEHCNVTQPTLSMMILKLEEELGAKLFDRSLQPVKVTPTGKKVIEQARKILYQTSLIKDIVHEEEQSLKGTFRLAVLPTIAPYLLPRFFHKLMKKHPDLDIRVLEMKTQTTITALLNGEIDAAIIASQPTEKQLQYDSLYYEEFFCYISKNESIFKNELIRTADINEERLWLLDEGHCFRDQLMRFCQMESVKLHQAAYSLGSMETFMRMVESGNGITFIPELAIHQLSNEQKELVRPFAIPKPARQIVMVTRVDFVRNSLLSVLLDNIKENVPKEMHSLQAVQRVV; from the coding sequence ATGAATATTCAACAATTGGAATACATACTTGCAGTAGATACATTCCGTCATTTTGCCAAAGCGGCCGAACATTGCAACGTAACACAACCAACTTTGAGCATGATGATCCTTAAACTGGAGGAGGAACTTGGAGCTAAGCTATTTGACAGAAGTCTGCAGCCGGTTAAAGTTACCCCAACAGGAAAGAAGGTAATTGAGCAGGCGCGTAAAATTCTTTATCAGACATCTCTTATTAAAGATATTGTACACGAAGAAGAACAATCGCTGAAAGGAACCTTTCGTCTGGCTGTTTTACCCACCATTGCTCCATACCTGCTTCCGCGATTCTTCCATAAGCTTATGAAGAAACATCCGGATTTGGATATCCGTGTTCTTGAAATGAAAACGCAGACTACAATTACGGCGTTGCTTAACGGAGAAATTGATGCGGCCATTATAGCGTCTCAGCCGACCGAAAAACAGCTACAATACGATTCATTATATTATGAAGAGTTCTTTTGTTATATTTCAAAAAACGAATCTATTTTCAAAAACGAGCTCATTCGAACAGCCGACATTAATGAGGAACGGCTTTGGTTGCTGGACGAAGGGCATTGCTTTCGTGACCAGTTAATGCGTTTTTGCCAGATGGAAAGTGTAAAGTTACACCAGGCTGCATATAGTTTGGGAAGTATGGAAACCTTTATGCGGATGGTTGAAAGTGGAAACGGAATAACTTTTATTCCCGAACTGGCCATTCATCAGCTGAGCAACGAACAAAAGGAATTAGTCAGACCATTTGCTATTCCTAAGCCAGCGCGGCAGATAGTGATGGTTACCCGCGTCGATTTTGTAAGAAACTCTTTGCTTTCCGTATTACTTGATAACATTAAGGAAAATGTTCCGAAAGAAATGCATTCTCTGCAAGCTGTGCAACGTGTTGTATAA
- a CDS encoding BF3164 family lipoprotein — protein sequence MKSLQILSLTIMMAFFACENKQNQLQPGSLYTDTLFPELKSGEVFYKSKDPFGEIMELKGKYIPEDTAVFTLSESVMLINGNFLVMKNLSDPPFRVFRLPDLKQVNVVGKRGIGPDEFNFPTLVPSQDSTILCYLYENSNNKLYKLNKDGKTEYCKYPFQGTDNKGMFAAEKQLVNTGINDFMYVDNSPSGKSIYRITQKGDSALVREVFNLGMDPKQKSPFAYIGDFGANPSKNRMVYAYKYFKIIKFMDLEAKTIRTINFEKDEFDESSSHEVNGLDKNITHYWGICAQDDYVYFLYSGRTPVEVVKEAQKQNYYIFVEQYDWNGNPVKKYKLDQWGYFTVDEKNKKLYLASMNIDGPFIEYQLP from the coding sequence ATGAAATCACTACAAATTCTGTCTTTAACCATAATGATGGCCTTTTTTGCGTGCGAGAATAAACAAAATCAGCTTCAACCTGGCAGTTTATACACGGACACCTTGTTTCCCGAATTAAAATCAGGAGAGGTATTTTACAAAAGTAAAGATCCTTTCGGCGAAATTATGGAACTCAAAGGGAAGTACATCCCCGAAGATACAGCTGTTTTTACTCTCAGTGAATCAGTAATGTTGATAAATGGTAATTTTCTGGTAATGAAAAACCTGTCGGATCCGCCTTTTAGAGTCTTTCGACTTCCCGATTTGAAACAAGTCAACGTAGTTGGAAAACGAGGAATAGGCCCCGACGAATTTAATTTTCCAACCCTTGTCCCCTCACAAGATTCCACCATTCTTTGCTATTTGTACGAAAATAGTAATAACAAGCTGTATAAACTGAATAAAGACGGGAAAACCGAGTATTGTAAATATCCTTTTCAAGGCACTGATAATAAAGGTATGTTTGCAGCAGAAAAGCAATTGGTAAATACTGGTATTAACGATTTTATGTATGTAGATAACAGTCCCTCCGGTAAAAGTATTTACAGAATTACTCAAAAAGGGGACTCTGCTTTAGTTCGGGAGGTATTTAATTTGGGGATGGATCCCAAACAGAAATCCCCGTTTGCATATATTGGTGATTTTGGTGCAAATCCATCAAAAAACAGAATGGTATATGCCTATAAGTATTTCAAGATCATAAAATTTATGGATTTGGAAGCAAAAACCATACGTACAATCAATTTCGAAAAGGATGAATTCGACGAAAGTTCATCACATGAAGTAAATGGCTTAGATAAAAACATCACGCATTATTGGGGTATATGTGCGCAAGATGATTATGTCTATTTTTTATATAGCGGACGAACTCCGGTTGAGGTTGTAAAAGAAGCCCAGAAACAAAATTATTATATTTTCGTTGAGCAATACGACTGGAACGGTAATCCAGTAAAAAAGTATAAATTGGATCAATGGGGTTATTTTACTGTCGACGAAAAAAATAAAAAGCTCTATCTGGCATCGATGAATATTGATGGACCATTTATAGAATATCAATTGCCTTAG
- a CDS encoding Dps family protein: protein MKTLNFIHLDSIAAGKVVDSLQQLLADYQVFYTNLRGFHWNIKGNQFFVLHKQYEEMYNNVSEKADELAERILMLGGEPVNKFSEYLKVAKVKEVSDVSSASESLKNVLDTYSYFIGEERKLLALASELADEATVALMSDYLKEQEKLVWMLVAYASGESK from the coding sequence ATGAAAACTTTAAATTTTATTCATTTAGATTCAATCGCTGCAGGTAAAGTAGTAGATTCTTTGCAACAATTACTGGCCGACTATCAGGTTTTTTATACAAACCTAAGAGGTTTTCACTGGAATATTAAGGGAAATCAGTTCTTTGTTCTTCACAAACAATACGAAGAAATGTATAACAATGTGTCCGAAAAAGCAGACGAGTTAGCCGAACGTATTCTTATGCTGGGAGGCGAACCTGTAAATAAGTTTAGCGAATACCTGAAAGTTGCCAAGGTTAAAGAAGTAAGCGATGTTTCTTCGGCAAGCGAATCGTTGAAGAATGTACTTGACACCTATAGCTATTTTATCGGAGAGGAACGTAAGCTGTTAGCTTTGGCATCCGAATTGGCCGATGAAGCAACTGTCGCATTAATGAGCGATTATTTGAAGGAACAGGAAAAATTAGTATGGATGCTTGTTGCTTATGCATCGGGCGAATCCAAGTAA
- a CDS encoding AraC family transcriptional regulator, giving the protein MNEQKADQLKYLSINAHDESWGIAVTTVGYQFIPPEGNYPQSAHPDSYNFKPQSGRILNEYQLVYITKGSGYFSSQSVKMQRINSGTMILLFPGEWHSYYPDKKTGWDEYWVGFRGVHIDKRVENNFFCKEEPLHNIGVSATVVSLYEDIMRFASQEMAGYQPMISSIVLHIMGSVYYKERNNSFTDTYAVDKINEARILMKNQIEKSPSPEEIASEIGVGYSWFRRMFKEYTGISPAQYQLQQKLLRAKELLTSSNKSISDIAFLLNFENPGQFSTFFRKKEGVTPSEFRERTH; this is encoded by the coding sequence ATGAATGAACAAAAAGCTGATCAACTAAAATATTTGTCCATCAATGCCCACGACGAATCATGGGGCATTGCTGTAACTACAGTGGGTTACCAATTTATACCCCCTGAGGGAAATTATCCTCAATCGGCACACCCCGACTCTTACAATTTCAAACCTCAGTCCGGAAGAATTTTAAACGAATACCAACTTGTTTATATAACCAAAGGAAGCGGGTATTTTTCGTCTCAGTCGGTAAAAATGCAACGTATAAACTCAGGAACAATGATTTTGCTCTTCCCCGGCGAGTGGCACAGTTACTATCCGGATAAAAAAACCGGATGGGATGAGTATTGGGTAGGTTTTCGCGGGGTACATATTGACAAGCGCGTGGAAAATAATTTCTTTTGCAAGGAAGAACCTTTGCATAACATTGGCGTCAGTGCTACGGTTGTAAGTTTGTACGAAGATATTATGCGTTTTGCTTCGCAGGAAATGGCTGGTTACCAACCCATGATTTCAAGTATTGTACTCCACATTATGGGAAGTGTATATTATAAGGAACGAAATAATTCTTTTACAGATACGTATGCAGTTGATAAAATTAACGAAGCACGTATCCTGATGAAAAATCAGATTGAGAAATCTCCTTCGCCGGAAGAAATTGCATCCGAAATAGGTGTTGGATATTCTTGGTTCAGACGTATGTTTAAAGAATATACAGGGATCTCTCCTGCACAATATCAACTGCAGCAGAAGTTACTTCGGGCTAAAGAACTCCTCACATCGTCCAATAAAAGTATTTCTGACATTGCGTTTCTTTTGAATTTTGAAAATCCCGGACAGTTTTCTACCTTTTTCCGTAAGAAAGAGGGTGTAACTCCTTCGGAATTCAGAGAAAGGACACATTAA